The Tautonia marina genome has a window encoding:
- a CDS encoding serine/threonine-protein kinase has translation MSSPRSCPNCGETLPAGVLDGLCPACVMRQVLDEDTHLGQTVAGAIATEAFAAPTSDWGPERQNPDPSASPKVEGSGAEEGRSIPPDRLHYFGDFELIRELGRGGMGVVFKARQVSLNRLVAVKMIRSAVLAGEEQRRRFRNEAEAVATLDHPHLVPIFEVGEHDGHAYFAMKLIGGVGLDQCLDTFVNRFPDVARMVATVAEAVHHAHQRGILHRDLKPANILIDAEGEPHVTDFGLAKRIEGDSALTGTGAVVGTPSYMAPEQASGRRGAVTTATDVHGLGTVLYALLTGRPPFAGDSVVQTLEQVRETVPEAPSKLNRRVPRDLEVICLKCLEKAPKHRYDSAHNLADDLRRFVNGEPIRARRVGLATRLAMWCRRRPAIAGLSAAAVGLAALAAVLAVVSAVQTAKALDAEQEARRREQRLRAETQQERDRLAYQLALIHAQQLADAYQGADMARLGDLLAALVPEPGRVDLRGWEWFYFNGLANADLMTVGQFVETVAWSPDGRLLAATRANPALRSEVGFLALFDATTGEMVAELRGQTGGIYDASWSPDSRFLATAAEDGTVCVWDVIAHKAVRTLGGGGPSKAVWSVAWSPDGCRIAAVGGLLDGKIRIWEAATGTLQATLDPDDAGGSHDAAWSPDSRRLATAHAPGTVIVWNVDEHVEIQRFVDPGQDTLAVSWSPDGKRLASAGEDGAIRVRDLASGRALQRLSGHDGPVRDLAWSPDRWRLASASDDRTVRVWDLSDGAAIVTLRGHQRGVNAVAWKPDGLRLASASTDGRVKLWDPFESPEAQVLDDDSGAVTAMAWAPTGQRLASSTRGGFSRERVRLWDVEGGTVDRHLAGPEGIVNAIAWSPEGRRIAASLHDVFTKTYHLVVWDLSARGPGRSIPLDDGPVRAVAWVSEERLVAVLGEALRSWSLGADGPVAGSMIPLNAGQRSLAALAPFGERLAMAGRDRSVQILDPASGRVLRVLEPRDEGTLRLMVWDAPGHRLALLTPRPSVGFAPSGDSRPDVLRIRSIEEGDAEIVIPLYGDPVAAVAWHPGGRRLATASADGTVALWDVPTGQPVLRLSGPEEPTALAWSGDGRRLVVAGSEGRLKVWTASGVEESFVR, from the coding sequence GTGTCTTCCCCCCGATCGTGCCCGAACTGTGGCGAGACGCTGCCTGCCGGGGTCCTCGATGGCCTCTGCCCGGCCTGTGTCATGAGGCAAGTGCTCGACGAGGACACCCACCTCGGACAAACGGTGGCCGGCGCGATCGCGACCGAGGCATTCGCCGCGCCCACTTCGGACTGGGGACCCGAACGGCAGAATCCGGATCCTTCGGCCTCTCCCAAGGTCGAGGGTTCGGGGGCCGAGGAAGGTAGGTCGATTCCCCCCGATCGGCTCCACTACTTCGGCGACTTTGAGTTGATCCGGGAGCTGGGACGCGGCGGGATGGGGGTGGTCTTCAAGGCCAGGCAGGTGAGCCTGAACCGGCTGGTCGCGGTCAAGATGATCCGATCGGCCGTGCTGGCTGGTGAGGAGCAACGCCGGCGCTTTCGGAACGAGGCCGAGGCGGTCGCCACGCTCGATCATCCCCACCTGGTGCCGATTTTCGAGGTCGGCGAGCACGACGGCCACGCCTACTTCGCCATGAAGCTCATCGGCGGCGTGGGGCTCGATCAGTGCCTGGACACGTTTGTGAACCGGTTTCCCGACGTGGCCCGGATGGTCGCCACGGTGGCCGAGGCGGTCCACCATGCGCACCAGCGAGGCATTCTGCATCGGGACCTGAAGCCGGCGAACATCCTGATCGACGCTGAGGGGGAGCCCCACGTCACCGACTTCGGCCTGGCCAAGCGGATCGAAGGCGACAGCGCCCTGACGGGTACCGGAGCCGTGGTGGGAACGCCATCGTACATGGCCCCGGAGCAGGCGTCGGGACGTCGGGGGGCCGTGACCACGGCGACCGACGTGCACGGCCTGGGAACCGTGCTCTACGCTTTGCTGACCGGTCGGCCGCCGTTCGCGGGCGATTCGGTGGTGCAGACGCTGGAACAGGTCCGCGAAACGGTGCCGGAAGCGCCGTCGAAGCTCAACCGCCGGGTGCCTCGGGACCTGGAGGTGATCTGCCTGAAGTGCCTGGAGAAAGCGCCAAAGCATCGGTACGACTCGGCGCACAACCTGGCCGACGACCTGCGGCGGTTCGTCAACGGCGAGCCGATCCGGGCGCGTCGGGTGGGGCTGGCGACCCGGCTGGCAATGTGGTGCCGACGACGGCCAGCCATTGCGGGACTCTCGGCCGCGGCGGTCGGCCTCGCCGCGCTGGCGGCGGTGCTGGCGGTGGTCTCCGCCGTGCAGACGGCCAAGGCGCTCGACGCGGAACAGGAGGCCAGACGCCGCGAGCAACGCCTGCGGGCCGAGACGCAGCAGGAGCGCGATCGCCTGGCGTATCAGCTTGCTCTGATCCACGCACAGCAACTCGCCGATGCCTACCAAGGGGCCGACATGGCCAGGCTCGGCGATTTGCTGGCGGCCCTGGTGCCCGAGCCGGGTCGAGTCGATCTGAGGGGCTGGGAGTGGTTTTACTTCAACGGACTCGCCAACGCCGATCTGATGACGGTCGGCCAGTTTGTCGAGACGGTGGCGTGGAGTCCCGATGGTCGCTTGCTGGCGGCGACACGGGCCAATCCGGCCTTGCGGTCGGAGGTCGGGTTCCTTGCGCTCTTCGATGCGACGACGGGGGAGATGGTCGCGGAGCTTCGGGGGCAGACCGGTGGGATTTACGACGCGTCGTGGTCGCCGGACAGCCGGTTCCTGGCGACGGCCGCCGAGGATGGGACCGTCTGCGTCTGGGACGTGATCGCACACAAGGCGGTTCGGACGCTGGGAGGGGGCGGGCCGTCGAAGGCGGTCTGGTCGGTGGCGTGGAGTCCCGACGGCTGCCGGATCGCCGCCGTCGGAGGGCTGCTCGATGGGAAGATCCGGATCTGGGAGGCGGCGACGGGAACCTTGCAGGCGACACTCGACCCCGACGACGCGGGAGGGAGCCATGACGCCGCCTGGTCCCCCGACTCCCGACGGCTGGCGACGGCGCATGCACCCGGGACTGTGATTGTCTGGAACGTGGATGAGCACGTCGAAATTCAGCGATTCGTTGATCCAGGTCAGGACACCCTGGCGGTGAGCTGGTCTCCGGACGGGAAACGGCTGGCCTCGGCCGGGGAAGACGGCGCGATCCGGGTGAGGGATCTTGCGTCCGGTCGAGCGCTTCAGCGCCTCTCGGGACACGACGGGCCGGTCCGGGATCTGGCGTGGAGCCCCGACCGCTGGCGGCTGGCCTCGGCGAGCGACGACCGGACGGTTCGAGTCTGGGACCTCTCGGACGGTGCGGCGATCGTGACCCTGCGCGGGCACCAGCGGGGGGTGAACGCCGTGGCCTGGAAGCCCGACGGCTTGCGGCTGGCCTCGGCGAGCACCGACGGGCGAGTGAAGCTCTGGGACCCGTTCGAGTCGCCCGAGGCGCAGGTCCTCGACGACGACTCCGGGGCCGTGACCGCGATGGCCTGGGCACCGACGGGGCAGCGGCTGGCCTCCTCGACTCGGGGAGGGTTTTCGAGGGAACGAGTCCGGCTCTGGGACGTGGAGGGCGGGACGGTCGATCGTCATCTGGCAGGGCCGGAAGGAATCGTCAACGCGATCGCCTGGTCGCCTGAAGGCCGGAGGATCGCGGCATCGCTCCACGATGTGTTCACCAAGACCTATCACCTTGTCGTCTGGGATCTGTCGGCGCGGGGTCCCGGTCGCAGCATCCCCCTGGACGACGGGCCGGTCCGGGCCGTCGCCTGGGTCTCCGAGGAGCGGCTGGTGGCGGTCCTGGGTGAGGCGCTGCGAAGCTGGAGCCTCGGGGCGGACGGGCCGGTGGCCGGCTCGATGATTCCCCTGAACGCGGGTCAACGGTCCCTCGCCGCCCTGGCTCCCTTCGGAGAACGCCTGGCGATGGCCGGGAGAGATCGCTCGGTGCAGATCCTCGACCCGGCTTCGGGCCGGGTGCTCCGGGTCCTGGAGCCGCGCGACGAGGGGACGCTCCGCCTGATGGTCTGGGACGCGCCAGGCCATCGGCTGGCCTTGCTCACGCCGCGGCCGTCGGTGGGCTTCGCGCCCTCGGGGGATTCGCGGCCGGACGTGCTCCGGATTCGGTCGATCGAGGAGGGTGACGCGGAGATCGTGATTCCCCTTTACGGCGATCCGGTGGCGGCCGTGGCCTGGCATCCGGGCGGACGACGGCTCGCCACGGCGAGCGCCGACGGGACCGTGGCCCTCTGGGACGTTCCCACTGGCCAGCCGGTCCTTCGCCTCTCGGGGCCGGAGGAACCGACCGCCCTGGCCTGGTCGGGCGACGGCCGACGGCTGGTGGTCGCAGGCTCGGAGGGCCGCCTGAAGGTCTGGACCGCATCGGGCGTTGAGGAGTCCTTCGTTCGTTGA
- a CDS encoding glycosyltransferase → MTPVSGSEWATALLVTGLCLAVLPSLPRQRTWARVLVLSLALGITLRYLDWRFTQTVRPTDPTTWAGLWIWLVFVFELAALLNCAVTYLMLTRTSDHSSEADAHERRLRRLPPSELPRVDVFLCTYNEGIEVVEGPILAAKGMDYPYFTVWVLDDGRRPWLRDFCEAQGVEYLTRPDNRHAKAGNINHALSQTDAELFVVLDADFAPRRDFLMRTVGFFDDPTIAIVQLPHHFLNADIFEMNLGLGDQAPNEQRLFFDIVQPSRDGWNCGFCCGSASIQRRSALMAIGGIPTESVTEDILSSLMLLRRGFITRYLNEPLAFGLSPESVKGMFVQRQRWCRGGLQLLFLKDGVLGPGLSLIQRLFFFPIDWLVQTPVRLFAVFIPIVYLWTGLAPLAHANLEDLIRYQVPVLIALMAPMIWISAGRYLPLLSTGFSLLLSFRLVPTILSTLIKPFGAPFRVTPKGSGAGQGADQFARGSALTLLLLTMLGLLVNSWPETRVIVDPEHRAAASVFSAVNAGALILAILAGRDRGRFRAAERYRTRASVLCEGDDGSWCLASLHNVSATGAGLFWPSDQAVPRSLFLHLAGGGTLRATVVRTRGETLGLRFDLADDRERDSLLQWIYSIGLDAQRTPLSVPQMTRRLLARCLG, encoded by the coding sequence ATGACCCCTGTGAGCGGCAGTGAATGGGCGACGGCCCTCCTGGTAACCGGCCTTTGCCTGGCCGTCCTTCCCTCGCTGCCTCGCCAGCGGACCTGGGCTCGCGTGCTGGTGCTGAGCCTGGCCCTGGGCATCACCCTGCGCTATCTCGACTGGCGGTTCACCCAGACCGTCCGGCCGACCGATCCGACCACCTGGGCCGGTCTCTGGATCTGGCTCGTCTTCGTGTTCGAGCTGGCCGCGTTGCTCAACTGCGCCGTCACGTACTTGATGCTCACCCGGACCAGCGACCATTCCTCAGAGGCCGACGCCCACGAGCGCCGCCTGAGGCGGCTCCCTCCTTCGGAATTACCGCGCGTCGATGTCTTTCTCTGCACCTACAACGAGGGGATCGAGGTGGTTGAGGGGCCGATTCTCGCGGCCAAGGGGATGGACTACCCGTACTTCACCGTCTGGGTCCTCGACGACGGCCGCCGCCCGTGGCTCCGAGACTTCTGCGAGGCCCAGGGGGTCGAGTATCTCACCCGCCCCGACAACCGCCACGCCAAGGCCGGCAACATCAACCACGCCCTCTCCCAGACCGATGCCGAGCTGTTCGTCGTCCTCGATGCCGACTTCGCGCCCCGACGCGACTTTCTCATGCGGACCGTCGGCTTCTTCGACGATCCGACCATCGCCATCGTTCAGCTGCCGCACCACTTCCTCAACGCCGACATCTTCGAGATGAACCTCGGCCTCGGCGACCAGGCTCCCAACGAGCAGCGTCTCTTCTTCGACATCGTCCAGCCGAGCCGAGACGGCTGGAACTGCGGTTTCTGCTGCGGATCGGCCAGCATCCAGCGCCGATCGGCTCTGATGGCGATCGGCGGCATCCCGACCGAGTCGGTCACCGAAGATATCCTCTCCTCGCTCATGCTCTTGCGCAGAGGCTTCATCACGCGATATCTCAATGAGCCCCTCGCGTTCGGGCTGTCTCCCGAGAGCGTTAAGGGGATGTTCGTCCAGCGGCAGCGCTGGTGCCGCGGTGGCTTGCAGCTTCTCTTTCTGAAGGACGGCGTCCTCGGGCCAGGGCTGAGCCTGATTCAGCGCCTTTTCTTCTTCCCGATCGACTGGCTCGTGCAGACGCCGGTACGACTGTTCGCCGTCTTCATCCCGATCGTCTACCTCTGGACGGGGCTTGCCCCCCTGGCCCATGCGAACCTTGAGGACCTGATCCGCTATCAGGTTCCCGTGCTCATCGCCTTGATGGCCCCGATGATCTGGATCTCGGCCGGGCGCTATCTTCCGTTGCTCTCGACCGGGTTTTCGCTCCTGCTCAGCTTCCGTCTGGTGCCGACGATCCTCTCGACCCTGATCAAGCCCTTCGGCGCGCCCTTCCGGGTCACTCCCAAGGGGAGCGGAGCAGGGCAGGGGGCCGACCAGTTCGCCCGGGGCAGCGCGCTGACGCTCCTGCTGCTGACCATGCTCGGCCTCTTAGTCAACAGTTGGCCCGAAACCCGGGTGATCGTCGATCCCGAGCACCGCGCGGCCGCCTCGGTCTTCTCGGCGGTCAACGCCGGGGCTCTCATCCTGGCCATCCTCGCCGGTCGCGACCGCGGCCGTTTTCGAGCGGCCGAGCGCTACCGGACCCGCGCTTCGGTCCTCTGCGAAGGAGATGACGGCTCCTGGTGCCTTGCCTCGCTCCACAACGTCTCGGCCACCGGAGCCGGTCTGTTCTGGCCCTCAGATCAGGCTGTTCCTCGATCCCTGTTCCTGCACCTGGCCGGTGGCGGCACCCTCCGCGCCACCGTCGTCCGCACCCGAGGCGAAACCCTCGGCCTCCGCTTCGACCTGGCCGACGACCGCGAGCGCGACAGCCTCTTGCAGTGGATCTATTCCATCGGCCTCGACGCCCAGCGCACTCCCCTGTCCGTCCCCCAGATGACCCGCCGCCTCCTCGCCCGATGCCTCGGCTAA
- a CDS encoding HlyD family secretion protein translates to MEASRNRLESSTTLLVPRELQGPRSSPTSSPPAPRRKSWGRLLRWLIGGAILAEGVWLLAPLVLYRTSVRASVTAPLTTVRIHQQGVVEGLPPEVGTEVSRGQHLFDVSAASPDRRPLDRIEGEAEAIRRSIAALETQIADLDAIKATLNQHFLDYQEARIARARKQADEQEAIIQAAESRLKEAEYEFQVHGRASIRAASSDIERTRAEYAVAVARNELEEARQTAARLDVQLEAAQRGYFVGDADGGQDRVASLQRCDEIEIQQAGLRAHLEELQGKLLELDTRLASEQRHLEQNRVAIKAPRSGVVWSSTLDAGSEVAPGTTALEIVDPGHLSIEAIFKEADAARIRPGAPVKARLIGSSQILSGRVFHVADPTAVDPETVGEPSRDAVPIGMFRAIIALDDQPSGADPANRYLIGSSAVVWTPR, encoded by the coding sequence ATGGAAGCCTCTCGCAATCGCCTGGAATCGAGTACGACGTTGCTGGTGCCTCGCGAGTTGCAAGGCCCCCGATCGTCGCCGACATCGTCGCCTCCCGCTCCCCGGCGGAAGTCCTGGGGACGGCTCCTCCGCTGGCTCATCGGCGGGGCGATCCTGGCCGAGGGGGTCTGGCTCCTGGCGCCATTGGTTCTCTACCGAACGAGTGTCCGGGCCTCGGTGACCGCTCCGCTGACGACCGTCCGGATACATCAGCAAGGGGTGGTGGAGGGCTTGCCCCCGGAAGTCGGGACCGAGGTGAGCCGGGGGCAGCACCTCTTCGACGTGTCGGCCGCTTCCCCTGACCGTCGCCCTCTGGATCGAATCGAAGGAGAGGCCGAGGCGATCCGACGATCCATCGCCGCCCTGGAAACCCAGATCGCCGACCTCGACGCCATCAAAGCCACCTTGAATCAGCACTTCCTCGACTACCAGGAGGCCCGGATCGCCCGGGCCCGAAAGCAGGCCGACGAGCAGGAGGCGATCATCCAGGCGGCCGAGTCGCGCCTCAAGGAGGCCGAGTACGAGTTTCAGGTGCACGGCCGGGCCTCGATCCGGGCCGCCTCGTCCGACATCGAACGCACCCGGGCCGAGTATGCCGTGGCCGTCGCCCGCAACGAGCTGGAGGAAGCCCGGCAAACCGCCGCTCGCCTTGACGTTCAGCTCGAGGCCGCCCAGCGCGGCTATTTCGTCGGCGACGCCGACGGCGGCCAGGACCGGGTTGCCTCCCTGCAGCGCTGCGACGAGATCGAGATCCAGCAGGCCGGGCTTCGGGCCCACCTGGAGGAACTGCAGGGCAAACTCCTGGAGCTCGACACCCGGCTCGCCAGCGAACAGCGGCACCTGGAGCAGAACCGGGTCGCCATCAAGGCTCCCAGGAGCGGCGTCGTCTGGTCCTCGACGCTCGATGCCGGCAGCGAGGTCGCTCCCGGCACCACTGCCCTGGAGATCGTCGACCCCGGCCACCTGAGCATCGAGGCCATCTTCAAGGAGGCCGACGCCGCCCGGATTCGCCCCGGAGCGCCGGTCAAGGCCCGCCTGATCGGCTCGTCCCAGATCCTCTCCGGCCGCGTCTTCCACGTTGCCGACCCCACCGCGGTCGACCCGGAAACGGTCGGCGAACCCAGCCGCGATGCGGTCCCGATCGGCATGTTCCGGGCCATCATCGCCCTCGACGACCAGCCCTCGGGCGCCGATCCGGCCAATCGCTATCTGATCGGCAGCTCGGCCGTGGTCTGGACCCCTCGCTGA
- a CDS encoding TetR/AcrR family transcriptional regulator, translating into MSEGVSLPPAASGRLTDRKRAAILDAAVEEFATSGFDTTSMDRIAERAGVSKRTVYNHFQSKDALFEAIVQELIAQTEALPEFPYEADRDLAEQLVSYCLKVGELITSESFQGLVRVSLSRFLRTPQLARDTIGDEKRFMARLIRWIEQATADGRLKPNDPEFSANQLCALVEGFMLWPPIFGLGPNPEPDERRRIITSAVSLFLDHYRA; encoded by the coding sequence TTGTCGGAAGGCGTTTCCCTCCCGCCGGCTGCTTCTGGTCGCCTGACGGATCGCAAGCGCGCAGCGATTCTCGACGCGGCGGTCGAGGAGTTTGCGACGAGTGGCTTCGACACCACGAGCATGGACCGGATTGCCGAACGGGCCGGGGTGAGCAAGCGGACCGTCTACAACCATTTTCAGAGCAAGGACGCGCTGTTCGAGGCGATCGTTCAGGAGTTGATCGCCCAGACCGAGGCCCTGCCGGAGTTCCCTTACGAGGCGGATCGGGACCTGGCCGAGCAACTGGTCAGCTACTGCCTCAAGGTGGGGGAGCTGATCACCTCCGAGAGTTTCCAGGGGCTCGTCCGTGTCTCGCTCTCCCGATTCCTGCGGACCCCGCAACTGGCCCGCGACACGATCGGCGATGAGAAGCGGTTCATGGCCCGCCTGATTCGCTGGATCGAGCAGGCCACGGCCGACGGCCGCTTGAAACCGAACGATCCCGAGTTTTCCGCCAACCAGCTCTGCGCCCTGGTGGAAGGCTTCATGCTCTGGCCCCCCATCTTCGGGCTCGGGCCGAACCCGGAGCCGGACGAGCGCCGACGGATCATCACGTCCGCCGTTTCCCTGTTCCTCGATCATTACCGGGCCTGA
- a CDS encoding efflux RND transporter periplasmic adaptor subunit yields MIVPDRGAIPMGGLLVLLAIAGCSEAPASVEGAKPPRPVSTMVLGESSPSVPSVVTAAVVSWKTEQLAFEVGGRVSQVIEPNERVEPKVDSEGGEPTLGTPLARLEDERFRIAVEADRAAVEVARRQIEAVRVDLEQRLPARIDAARAEEQLARIELERARRLTERSAGTRSALDQAETTLATAAANLAAAEGELAAREAELRSLEAQRMQAEQRLARAERDLADVVLFSPFRGQVAESHVTPGAFVQAGDPIATVQMMDPVAVEFEVSAEDSRRFRRWDTLSVLVEDGKGRPRSLDGVVYRTSAVADPKTRTFTVTLLVRNPIERPQVPDDLTGGPIARASAVVPLNVGSVVGGQTGLFADEASIGRDEDGPFLWRVTNRRLGESSIGDAGILRVEKLRIATGSDRVPFLGAWTFVPIEIVEGQAFDPERDLVVVDLTVTDGDRGSWDGETVLLEQDRWLLRPGDVVRVDLGGEANPTGFYVPMKALRRESGRTFAFVVDEEHPDQPTARQVEVFLPDRGATFLGPSTLHRVEPVEPGRLAEGDRLIIDGVHYLTDGDAILEIQGRSGGVR; encoded by the coding sequence ATGATTGTACCCGATCGCGGAGCGATCCCCATGGGGGGATTACTGGTCTTGCTGGCGATCGCAGGGTGTTCGGAGGCTCCGGCGTCAGTCGAGGGAGCGAAGCCGCCGAGGCCGGTGTCCACGATGGTTCTGGGAGAATCGAGCCCCAGCGTGCCATCGGTGGTGACGGCCGCGGTGGTTTCGTGGAAGACCGAACAACTGGCGTTTGAGGTCGGCGGGCGGGTGAGCCAGGTGATCGAGCCGAACGAGCGGGTTGAGCCGAAGGTGGATTCGGAAGGGGGGGAACCGACGCTCGGAACTCCCCTGGCCCGCCTGGAGGATGAGCGGTTTCGGATCGCCGTCGAGGCGGATCGGGCGGCGGTCGAGGTGGCTCGTCGGCAGATCGAGGCGGTTCGGGTGGACCTGGAGCAACGGCTGCCGGCCCGGATCGACGCGGCGAGGGCCGAGGAGCAGCTCGCCCGGATCGAGCTGGAGCGGGCCCGACGCTTAACGGAGCGATCGGCCGGCACGCGGTCGGCGCTCGACCAGGCGGAAACGACCCTGGCGACCGCCGCGGCCAACCTGGCGGCGGCCGAGGGGGAGCTGGCGGCTCGGGAGGCTGAGCTGCGATCGCTCGAAGCGCAAAGGATGCAGGCCGAGCAGCGGCTGGCCCGTGCCGAGCGCGACCTGGCCGACGTGGTCCTGTTCAGCCCGTTTCGAGGTCAGGTGGCCGAGTCGCATGTCACGCCCGGGGCCTTCGTGCAGGCAGGCGACCCGATCGCCACGGTGCAGATGATGGACCCGGTGGCCGTCGAGTTCGAGGTCTCGGCCGAGGATTCGAGGCGGTTTCGCCGCTGGGACACGCTCTCGGTCCTGGTCGAGGATGGCAAGGGGCGGCCCCGATCGCTCGATGGGGTCGTCTACCGCACCTCGGCCGTGGCCGACCCGAAGACGAGGACGTTTACCGTGACCCTCCTGGTGCGCAACCCGATCGAACGGCCCCAAGTGCCGGACGACCTGACGGGCGGGCCCATCGCCCGGGCCTCGGCCGTGGTGCCCTTGAACGTCGGCTCAGTGGTGGGGGGACAGACCGGGCTGTTCGCCGATGAGGCGTCGATCGGCCGGGACGAGGACGGCCCGTTCCTCTGGCGGGTGACAAACCGACGGCTGGGGGAGTCGTCGATCGGCGATGCAGGGATCCTCCGGGTCGAGAAGCTCCGGATCGCCACTGGGAGCGATCGGGTGCCGTTTCTCGGGGCCTGGACCTTCGTGCCGATTGAGATCGTCGAGGGCCAGGCGTTCGACCCCGAGCGCGATCTGGTCGTGGTGGACCTGACGGTGACGGACGGGGACCGCGGTTCCTGGGACGGTGAGACGGTCCTGCTCGAACAGGATCGCTGGCTGCTCCGACCGGGGGACGTGGTGCGGGTCGATCTCGGCGGCGAGGCGAACCCGACCGGCTTCTACGTGCCCATGAAGGCCTTGCGGCGCGAGTCGGGCCGGACCTTCGCGTTTGTGGTCGATGAGGAGCACCCGGATCAACCGACTGCCCGGCAGGTCGAGGTCTTCTTGCCGGATCGGGGCGCGACGTTCCTGGGACCGTCGACCCTGCACCGGGTCGAGCCGGTCGAGCCGGGACGGCTGGCCGAAGGGGATCGCCTGATTATCGATGGGGTCCATTACCTGACCGACGGCGACGCGATCCTGGAGATCCAAGGGCGTTCAGGGGGCGTGCGATGA